One part of the Solanum dulcamara chromosome 8, daSolDulc1.2, whole genome shotgun sequence genome encodes these proteins:
- the LOC129900414 gene encoding uncharacterized protein LOC129900414 has protein sequence MVAYTNLIACRVCGKVFPHALPLLYHFDQVHEREGYMLAIQRNGYSVSRTTHFKLAFKQGHSQFASRVNGRAIFRSMFEGSHSRGNVYTNRELDPVDFTKPLLKKLENSFTFGNVEADVDQTVDLELKL, from the exons ATGGTGGCTTATACTAATTTAATTGCATGTCGAGTGTGTGGCAAAGTGTTTCCTCATGCTTTGCCACTGCTCTATCATTTTGATCAAGTTCATGAAAGAGAAGGTTATATGCTAGCAATTCAACGAAATG GTTACTCAGTGTCAAGGACGACACATTTCAAGTTAGCTTTTAAACAAGGTCACTCTCAATTTGCTTCAAGAGTAAATGGTCGTGCTATTTTCCGTTCAATGTTTGAAGGATCACATTCAAGGGGTAATGTGTACACAAATAGGGAGTTGGACCCAGTTGATTTCACAAAGCCTTTACTCAAGAAACTAGAAAATTCCTTCACTTTTGGAAATGTTGAAGCAGATGTTGATCAAACTGTGGACTTGGAATTGAAGCTTTAG